The Chitinophaga niabensis genomic interval TGCGGGTAGGAATAATTGGGATCTGTGGAATATACGATGCCGCCGGAGCTGTTTTTCTTCTTACTCATATCAAGGTTTATTATTCAGCAGGAACGATCACCTGTAATGCACCTGCCGCTATGCGAAAATACACCGTTTTCCCATTGGTCAAAGGCACAGCATCCCCATCTACCTGTAAGCAGTTCAGGTCGGTACTGCTTACTTCAATTTCCTTGCCGGTTAAGTGTTCCATGTAGCGGCTTTCGTCAATATTTCCTTTTAACGAATGGATACTGAGCGGTAGCAGGTCCCAGAAACGCACAGGCGGAACCAGGCATATATCCAGCAAACCATCAAAAACACTGGCTTTGGGAGCAAGTTTGAATTCGTAGCCAAACTGGTTGCCATTGGCCACCGTCATCAGGAAGGCTTTTTGTGTTTTTTCCTGCCCGTCTATTTTGATAGCATAGGCAGCGGGTTTGTAACTGGTAAAACCTCCTATGACCAGGCGGGCATAGTTGACGAGGCCGCGCTTTTTGCTATGCCTGAAACGGTCTGCGATGAGTGCATCGAAACCAACGCCCGCATTACTCAGGAAAAGATGTTCGTTGGCAAAACCGGCGTCCATGGGCTTTCTTGCGCCATTAGCCACAATCTGTAAAGCGGCTGTGGCATCCAGCGGAATGCGGAGGGCACGGGCAAGGCCGTTGCCACTTCCTAAAGGCACAATGGCCAATGCCGTCCTGGAACCTAAAAGGCCCTGTGCAATTTC includes:
- a CDS encoding diacylglycerol/lipid kinase family protein, coding for MRKILIIINRKAGTDREKQLGLVIRQQLPADRFAVETTYLQYLGHGTDLAREAVQRGVDTVVAVGGDGSINEIAQGLLGSRTALAIVPLGSGNGLARALRIPLDATAALQIVANGARKPMDAGFANEHLFLSNAGVGFDALIADRFRHSKKRGLVNYARLVIGGFTSYKPAAYAIKIDGQEKTQKAFLMTVANGNQFGYEFKLAPKASVFDGLLDICLVPPVRFWDLLPLSIHSLKGNIDESRYMEHLTGKEIEVSSTDLNCLQVDGDAVPLTNGKTVYFRIAAGALQVIVPAE